The nucleotide sequence ttattattaaataataattaattaattaaagaaaaaggttttgGCGGAAAATCTTTAATGGAGACCTTCTAGGATTATAATTAAGTATGATGATTGATTTTTTAGTGTTAAGAGAGAATgattgaattagaataacactGAAAAAAAGTTATCAAAGTTACCAACACCCAATCCACGATTTATCGGTACAGTGAACATTGCATGATTTTCTTAACTGCAGTGAAACATGGTCCTCACTCCTCATTCTTACTGTAAAACCCCTTTGTTGTTTTCCGCATTGCCACATCTGGGTTTTACCAATCACAATGTTTTCCTCAAATTCTCAGGTTTCTCTTTCTCTAACACCACACTATTATCTTCTTCATTCTCACCAATCACACTTTCTCTCACTCTTTGCATTGTTTTGTACTTTTTCCTGCATGCCAATTTGTTTTTATCAGTCAATTGATTATATGAATACTTCCTAATTCTGCTTAATTGAACAGGTTTTGGAAGATAAAATTCTTAGTGAATGGAAAGTTTGATTCCGTTGGAACCCTAATTTTTCTCTGTATTTGATCTTTATATTGTAACATCATAGTTCAAAATGATTACTTGTGTGCCAACAAATTTtgtacattttaatttgctgaaTGTTAGAGGAAGGACATTTCCTAGGAGAGTTAATTTCATGCAAAATGTTGACAGAAGAAATGGATTTTTAGGTAGTGTAATTAAGTTAGGTTTAGTTCAAGTCAAGTGTTCAAATCATAGCCAAGATCCTTTTCTACATCTACATCCCGAGGTTTCGATGCTGAGAGGTGAGGCGAGTAAGACGGTGGATATTCCAAGAAAAGGTAGTTTAGGTGAGGATTTATCTGAGAGGGTAGAAGATATGTCTAGTCGGAGTAACTACAATCAGGCAAAGATTAAGGTTATTGGTGTGGGAGGTGGTGGATCTAACGCGGTCAATCGCATGATAGAGAGTTCGATGCAGGGAGTTGAGTTTTG is from Vicia villosa cultivar HV-30 ecotype Madison, WI unplaced genomic scaffold, Vvil1.0 ctg.000423F_1_1_2_unsc, whole genome shotgun sequence and encodes:
- the LOC131628142 gene encoding cell division protein FtsZ homolog 2-1, chloroplastic-like is translated as MITCVPTNFVHFNLLNVRGRTFPRRVNFMQNVDRRNGFLGSVIKLGLVQVKCSNHSQDPFLHLHPEVSMLRGEASKTVDIPRKGSLGEDLSERVEDMSSRSNYNQAKIKVIGVGGGGSNAVNRMIESSMQGVEFWIVNTDVQAMRMSPVFPENRLQIGLELTRGLGAGGNPETGMNAAKESKESIEEAVYGADMVFVTVCSATFLQ